Proteins from one Gossypium raimondii isolate GPD5lz chromosome 8, ASM2569854v1, whole genome shotgun sequence genomic window:
- the LOC105790462 gene encoding serine/threonine-protein phosphatase BSL1 has product MGSKLLLYPAPTYRTLETYWDSDEDAPGPRCGHTLTAVAATKTHGPRLILFGGATAIEGGAASSAPGIRLAGVTNSVHSYDVLTRKWTRIRPAGEPPSPRAAHAAAAVGTMVVFQGGIGPAGHSTDDLYVLDLTNDKFKWHRVVVQGQGPGPRYGHVMDLVAQRYLVTVSGNDGKRVLSDAWALDTGQKPYVWQRLNPEGDRPSARMYATASARSDGMFLLCGGRDSSGAPLADAYGLLMHRNGQWEWTLAPGVSPSPRYQHAAVFVGARLHVTGGTLRGGRAIEGEATVAVLDTAAGVWLDRNGLVTSSRNTKGHVEYDPSLELMRRCRHASASVGVRIYIYGGLRGDMLLDDFLVAENSPFQSDMSSPILSPDRASSVSSPRFNQPNLSSFGTSPTSDDGQEFSSSGSMSMDKNSMEKLREASAAEAEAASAVWQAAQAASAVPAEETSVSDDNSPAAETASDGSDNEGDVRLHPRAVVVAKEAVGNLGGMVRQLSLDQFENESRRMIPSNNDLSYPTKKFARQRSPQGLHKKVISTLLRPRNWKAPVNRRFFLDSYEVGELCYAAEQLFMQEPTVLQLKAPVKVFGDLHGQFGDLMRLFDEYGFPSTAGDITYIDYLFLGDYVDRGQHSLETITLLLALKIEYPENVHLIRGNHEAADINALFGFRIECIERMGENDGIWAWTRFNQLFNYLPLAALIEKKIICMHGGIGRSIHSVEQIEKLERPITMDAGSIILMDLLWSDPTENDSIEGLRPNARGPGLVTFGPDRVTDFCKKNKLQLIIRAHECVMDGFERFAQGQLITLFSATNYCGTANNAGAILVVGRGLVIVPKLIHPLPPPIQSPETSPERVGDDTWMQELNIQRPPTPTRGRPQPDHDRSSLAYI; this is encoded by the exons ATGGGTTCGAAACTGTTGTTGTATCCGGCTCCGACTTACCGGACTTTGGAGACTTATTGGGATTCCGATGAGGATGCACCTGGTCCACGATGTGGTCACACTCTTACCGCCGTCGCTGCCACTAAGACGCATGGTCCTCGACTTATTCTCTTCGGTGGTGCCACCGCCATCGAGGGTGGTGCTGCCTCTTCTGCTCCTGGAATCA GATTAGCTGGTGTTACCAATTCAGTTCATTCATACGATGTTCTTACCAGAAAGTGGACTAG AATCAGACCAGCTGGAGAGCCGCCTTCACCTAGGGCTGCTCACGCTGCAGCCGCGGTTGGCACCATGGTTGTGTTTCAG GGTGGAATAGGACCAGCTGGTCATTCTACTGATGATCTTTACGTGCTTGATCTGACCAATGATAAGTTTAAATGGCATCG AGTTGTTGTGCAAGGGCAGGGACCCGGACCTCGCTATGGCCATGTTATGGATTTGGTTGCACAGAGATATCTTGTCACTGTAAGCGGCAACGATG gaAAACGAGTTCTTTCAGATGCATGGGCCTTGGATACTGGCCAGAAACCATATGTATGGCAGAGACTAAACCCTGAAGGCGATAGGCCTTCTGCTAGAAT GTATGCGACTGCTAGTGCCCGCTCGGATGGCATGTTTTTGCTTTGTGGTGGAAGAGATTCCTCTGGGGCG CCTCTAGCAGATGCATACGGTCTGCTTATGCATAGAAATGGTCAATGGGAATGGACTCTTGCACCCGGAGTTTCCCCTTCACCAAGGTATCAGCATGCTGCG GTTTTTGTTGGTGCACGGTTGCATGTTACTGGAGGTACTCTTAGAGGAGGACGAGCAATAGAAGGTGAAGCAACTGTTGCAG TACTGGATACTGCTGCTGGAGTATGGTTGGACAGGAATGGGCTTGTGACTTCCTCACGGAACACTAAGGGACATGTTGAATACGATCCATCTTTGGAACTTATGCGCCGTTGTCGCCATGCATCTGCATCTGTTGGTGTtcgtatatatatttatggtgGTCTTAGAGGAG ATATGCTATTAGATGATTTCCTAGTTGCAGAAAATTCGCCGTTCCAATCTGACATGAGTTCTCCTATATTATCCCCTGATCGAGCCTCGAGTGTGTCGAGCCCCAGATTTAATCAGCCTAACTTAAGCTCATTTGGAACATCACCAACTTCAGATGATGGTCAAGAGTTCTCATCTTCTGGGAGCATGAG TATGGACAAAAATTCGATGGAGAAACTGAGGGAGGCTTCTGCTGCTGAAGCTGAGGCGGCAAGCGCTGTATGGCAAGCTGCACAGGCTGCATCTGCTGTTCCAGCTGAAGAAACATCTGTATCTGATGACAACTCACCTGCTGCTGAAACAGCGTCAGATGGTAGTGATAATGAGGGTGATGTTCGCCTGCATCCTCGAGCT GTCGTGGTAGCTAAAGAGGCTGTTGGTAACCTAGGTGGGATGGTTAGGCAACTATCTTTGGACCAGTTTGAAAACGAGAGCCGAAGGATGATTCCCTCAAATAATGACTTGTCCTACCCTACCAAAAAGTTTGCTAGACAGAGGTCTCCGCAAGGCTTGCATAAAAAG GTCATTTCTACATTGCTTAGGCCCCGTAACTGGAAAGCTCCGGTAAATAGGAGGTTTTTCTTGGATTCTTATGAAGTGGGTGAGCTCTGCTATGCTGCCGAACAGCTATTTATGCAAGAACCCACCGTCCTTCAGTTGAAAGCTCCGGTAAAAGTATTTGGTGATCTTCATGGACAGTTTGGTGATTTAATGCGGCTATTTGACGAGTATGGATTTCCTTCAACCGCAGGAGATATTAC gTACATCGATTATCTGTTTCTAGGAGATTATGTCGATCGAGGACAGCACAGCTTGGAGACAATTACATTGCTCCTTGCTCTTAAG ATTGAGTATCCTGAAAACGTTCACTTGATTCGTGGAAATCATGAGGCTGCTGACATAAATGCACTCTTCGGTTTTCGTATTGAATGCATCGAGCGAATG gGGGAGAACGATGGTATATGGGCATGGACACGGTTCaatcaattattcaattatcTTCCACTTGCTGCTCTTATCGAAAAGAAAATTATCTGCATGCACGGTGGCATAGGAAGATCTATACATTCGGTCGAACAAATAGAGAAACTCGAGCGACCGATAACAATGGATGCAGGatctattattttaatggaCCTGTTATG GTCCGATCCAACAGAAAACGATAGCATAGAAGGTTTGAGACCTAATGCTCGAGGTCCCGGTCTTGTCACTTTTGGG CCGGATCGTGTGACGGACTTCTGTAAGAAAAACAAGCTACAGCTTATTATAAGGGCACACGAATGTGTAATGGACGGGTTCGAACGATTCGCTCAGGGTCAATTGATTACTCTTTTTTCTGCAACAAACTATTGTG GTACTGCAAACAATGCTGGAGCCATATTAGTCGTTGGTAGAGGACTGGTTATCGTCCCGAAGTTAATACATCCCTTACCACCTCCCATTCAGTCTCCAGAAACATCGCCGGAGCGTGTTGGAGACGACACATGGATGCAG GAACTAAACATCCAAAGACCACCAACACCAACTCGTGGTCGCCCTCAACCCGACCATGACCGGAGCTCACTTGCATATATATGA
- the LOC105790461 gene encoding protein SLOW WALKER 1 isoform X1 → MAEIRAEEPASTISKTFLIKPKLKSKPRSLPQTPESKYWSSFKSTKIPNLVSSISSLSFSPSPPHLFAAAYSASVSLFSPLSLSDGDVSPSSTISSFSDVVSSISFRNDGLLLAASDLSGLVQVFDVKTRTPLRRLRSHTRPVRFVKYPVLDKLHLLSGGDDAVVKFWDVAGESVVLDLIGHKDYVRCSDCSPVSPDLFVTGSYDHTVKVWDVRVENSRSVLEVNHGKPVEDVIYLPSGGLIATAGGNSVKIWDLIGGGRMVYSMESHNKTVTSICVGRVRKENDGAESMEDRILSVGLDGYMKVFDFGNMKVTHSMRFPAPLMSVSFSPDCRTRVIGTSNGIIFAGRRKGKENVESGRVGNVLGFESISESERRVLKPTYFRYFHRGQSEKPTEGDYLVMRNKKIKLAEHDKLLKKFRHKDALVSVLSRKNRENVVAVMEELVARKKLLKCVSNLDSDELGLLLTFLSKNATMPRYSSLLMGLTKKVIEMRVEDIRNSDALKGHIRNLKRSIEEELRIQHSLQEIQALGTSRASSVNLFSGLGNLHLPSLQTSLTSAALLTSASLILMFGNKSRMAFVNFF, encoded by the exons ATGGCAGAAATCAGAGCAGAAGAACCAGCATCAACGATCTCGAAGACCTTCTTAATCAAACCCAAGCTAAAATCCAAGCCAAGAAGCCTACCCCAAACCCCAGAATCCAAATACTGGTCTTCTTTCAAATCCACTAAAATCCCCAACCTCGTCTCTTCCATCTCTTCCCTTTCCTTTTCCCCTTCGCCACCCCACCTTTTCGCCGCCGCCTACTCCGCTTCCGTTTCCCTCTTCTCCCCGCTCTCCCTCTCCGACGGCGATGTTTCACCTTCCTCCACAATCTCCTCATTCTCCGACGTCGTTTCTTCTATTTCCTTCCGTAACGACGGTCTCCTCTTAGCCGCTTCCGATCTCTCCGGTCTCGTCCAGGTCTTCGATGTCAAAACCCGGACCCCGCTTCGTCGCCTCCGGTCTCATACCCGTCCGGTTCGGTTCGTTAAATACCCGGTTCTCGACAAGCTCCATTTGCTATCTGGTGGTGACGATGCGGTCGTTAAGTTTTGGGATGTTGCTGGGGAGAGCGTGGTATTGGACTTGATTGGTCATAAGGATTACGTACGGTGCAGTGATTGTAGTCCGGTAAGTCCTGATTTGTTTGTTACTGGTTCTTATGATCATACTGTTAAGGTTTGGGATGTTAGGGTAGAAAATTCGAGGTCGGTTTTGGAAGTGAATCATGGGAAACCAGTGGAAGATGTGATTTATTTGCCTTCTGGTGGATTGATCGCAACTGCTGGTGGGAATTCAGTGAAGATATGGGATTTGATTGGGGGAGGGAGAATGGTTTATTCAATGGAAAGTCATAATAAAACTGTTACATCGATTTGTGTAGGAAGGGTTAGGAAGGAAAATGATGGGGCTGAATCAATGGAGGATAGGATTCTGAGTGTTGGTTTAGATGGTTACATGAAGGTTTTTGATTTTGGTAATATGAAGGTTACTCATTCGATGCGGTTCCCTGCTCCTCTTATGTCAGTTAGCTTTTCGCCAGATTGTCGAACTAGAGTGATCGGAACATCGAACGGGATTATATTTGCCGGgagaaggaaaggaaaggagaatGTGGAGAGTGGTAGAGTGGGGAACGTTTTGGGTTTTGAGAGTATATCGGAATCGGAAAGACGGGTATTGAAGCCTACGTATTTTAGGTACTTTCATAGAGGGCAGAGTGAGAAGCCAACTGAAGGGGATTATTTAGTGATGAGAAATAAGAAGATCAAGTTGGCTGAGCACGATAAGTTACTGAAGAAGTTTAGGCATAAGGATGCACTAGTTTCCGTTTTAAGTAGGAAGAACCGGGAGAATGTGGTTGCCGTGATGGAGGAATTGGTGGCAAGGAAGAAGTTACTGAAATGCGTATCGAATTTGGATTCAGACGAGCTTGGTTTATTGTTAACGTTTTTGAGTAAGAATGCCACAATGCCAAGGTATTCTAGTTTGTTGATGGGGTTGACGAAAAAGGTGATTGAGATGAGGGTTGAAGATATCCGAAATTCGGACGCATTGAAGGGTCATATTAGAAACCTTAAGCGGTCGATCGAGGAAGAGCTAAGGATACAGCATTCATTGCAGGAAATACAGG CACTTGGGACTTCCCGAGCCTCCTCGGTGAATTTGTTCAGTGGGTTGGGCAACCTTCATCTTCCATCTCTCCAAACCTCATTAACATCAGCCGCTCTTCTCACATCGGCATCCTTGATATTAATGTTTGGAAATAAGTCGAGGATGGCATTTGTAAATTTCTTCTAA
- the LOC105790461 gene encoding protein SLOW WALKER 1 isoform X3, whose amino-acid sequence MAEIRAEEPASTISKTFLIKPKLKSKPRSLPQTPESKYWSSFKSTKIPNLVSSISSLSFSPSPPHLFAAAYSASVSLFSPLSLSDGDVSPSSTISSFSDVVSSISFRNDGLLLAASDLSGLVQVFDVKTRTPLRRLRSHTRPVRFVKYPVLDKLHLLSGGDDAVVKFWDVAGESVVLDLIGHKDYVRCSDCSPVSPDLFVTGSYDHTVKVWDVRVENSRSVLEVNHGKPVEDVIYLPSGGLIATAGGNSVKIWDLIGGGRMVYSMESHNKTVTSICVGRVRKENDGAESMEDRILSVGLDGYMKVFDFGNMKVTHSMRFPAPLMSVSFSPDCRTRVIGTSNGIIFAGRRKGKENVESGRVGNVLGFESISESERRVLKPTYFRYFHRGQSEKPTEGDYLVMRNKKIKLAEHDKLLKKFRHKDALVSVLSRKNRENVVAVMEELVARKKLLKCVSNLDSDELGLLLTFLSKNATMPRYSSLLMGLTKKVIEMRVEDIRNSDALKGHIRNLKRSIEEELRIQHSLQEIQGTCF is encoded by the exons ATGGCAGAAATCAGAGCAGAAGAACCAGCATCAACGATCTCGAAGACCTTCTTAATCAAACCCAAGCTAAAATCCAAGCCAAGAAGCCTACCCCAAACCCCAGAATCCAAATACTGGTCTTCTTTCAAATCCACTAAAATCCCCAACCTCGTCTCTTCCATCTCTTCCCTTTCCTTTTCCCCTTCGCCACCCCACCTTTTCGCCGCCGCCTACTCCGCTTCCGTTTCCCTCTTCTCCCCGCTCTCCCTCTCCGACGGCGATGTTTCACCTTCCTCCACAATCTCCTCATTCTCCGACGTCGTTTCTTCTATTTCCTTCCGTAACGACGGTCTCCTCTTAGCCGCTTCCGATCTCTCCGGTCTCGTCCAGGTCTTCGATGTCAAAACCCGGACCCCGCTTCGTCGCCTCCGGTCTCATACCCGTCCGGTTCGGTTCGTTAAATACCCGGTTCTCGACAAGCTCCATTTGCTATCTGGTGGTGACGATGCGGTCGTTAAGTTTTGGGATGTTGCTGGGGAGAGCGTGGTATTGGACTTGATTGGTCATAAGGATTACGTACGGTGCAGTGATTGTAGTCCGGTAAGTCCTGATTTGTTTGTTACTGGTTCTTATGATCATACTGTTAAGGTTTGGGATGTTAGGGTAGAAAATTCGAGGTCGGTTTTGGAAGTGAATCATGGGAAACCAGTGGAAGATGTGATTTATTTGCCTTCTGGTGGATTGATCGCAACTGCTGGTGGGAATTCAGTGAAGATATGGGATTTGATTGGGGGAGGGAGAATGGTTTATTCAATGGAAAGTCATAATAAAACTGTTACATCGATTTGTGTAGGAAGGGTTAGGAAGGAAAATGATGGGGCTGAATCAATGGAGGATAGGATTCTGAGTGTTGGTTTAGATGGTTACATGAAGGTTTTTGATTTTGGTAATATGAAGGTTACTCATTCGATGCGGTTCCCTGCTCCTCTTATGTCAGTTAGCTTTTCGCCAGATTGTCGAACTAGAGTGATCGGAACATCGAACGGGATTATATTTGCCGGgagaaggaaaggaaaggagaatGTGGAGAGTGGTAGAGTGGGGAACGTTTTGGGTTTTGAGAGTATATCGGAATCGGAAAGACGGGTATTGAAGCCTACGTATTTTAGGTACTTTCATAGAGGGCAGAGTGAGAAGCCAACTGAAGGGGATTATTTAGTGATGAGAAATAAGAAGATCAAGTTGGCTGAGCACGATAAGTTACTGAAGAAGTTTAGGCATAAGGATGCACTAGTTTCCGTTTTAAGTAGGAAGAACCGGGAGAATGTGGTTGCCGTGATGGAGGAATTGGTGGCAAGGAAGAAGTTACTGAAATGCGTATCGAATTTGGATTCAGACGAGCTTGGTTTATTGTTAACGTTTTTGAGTAAGAATGCCACAATGCCAAGGTATTCTAGTTTGTTGATGGGGTTGACGAAAAAGGTGATTGAGATGAGGGTTGAAGATATCCGAAATTCGGACGCATTGAAGGGTCATATTAGAAACCTTAAGCGGTCGATCGAGGAAGAGCTAAGGATACAGCATTCATTGCAGGAAATACAGG GAACATGTTTTTGA
- the LOC105790466 gene encoding histone H2AX, which translates to MSSTVSTKGGRGKPKSSKSVSRSQKAGLQFPVGRIARFLKAGKYADRVGAGAPVYLSAVLEYLAAEVLELAGNAARDNKKNRIVPRHIQLAVRNDEELSKLLGTVTIANGGVLPNIHQNLLPKKIGKGKGDIGSASQEF; encoded by the exons ATGAGCTCAACAGTATCAACAAAGGGAGGCAGAGGCAAGCCTAAGTCCTCCAAATCCGTCTCCCGATCTCAAAAAGCCGGCCTACAGTTCCCCGTTGGCCGTATCGCCCGTTTCCTTAAAGCCGGGAAATACGCCGATCGTGTCGGCGCTGGTGCCCCCGTATATCTCTCCGCCGTCCTTGAATACCTTGCTGCTGAG GTTCTTGAACTTGCTGGAAATGCTGCTAGGGATAACAAGAAGAATCGGATCGTGCCGAGGCATATTCAATTGGCTGTAAGGAACGATGAAGAGTTAAGTAAACTTTTGGGGACTGTTACCATTGCTAATGGAGGTGTTTTGCctaatattcatcaaaatctgTTGCCGAAGAAGATTGGTAAAGGGAAGGGTGATATTGGATCGGCTTCACAAGAATTTTAG
- the LOC105790461 gene encoding protein SLOW WALKER 1 isoform X2 → MAEIRAEEPASTISKTFLIKPKLKSKPRSLPQTPESKYWSSFKSTKIPNLVSSISSLSFSPSPPHLFAAAYSASVSLFSPLSLSDGDVSPSSTISSFSDVVSSISFRNDGLLLAASDLSGLVQVFDVKTRTPLRRLRSHTRPVRFVKYPVLDKLHLLSGGDDAVVKFWDVAGESVVLDLIGHKDYVRCSDCSPVSPDLFVTGSYDHTVKVWDVRVENSRSVLEVNHGKPVEDVIYLPSGGLIATAGGNSVKIWDLIGGGRMVYSMESHNKTVTSICVGRVRKENDGAESMEDRILSVGLDGYMKVFDFGNMKVTHSMRFPAPLMSVSFSPDCRTRVIGTSNGIIFAGRRKGKENVESGRVGNVLGFESISESERRVLKPTYFRYFHRGQSEKPTEGDYLVMRNKKIKLAEHDKLLKKFRHKDALVSVLSRKNRENVVAVMEELVARKKLLKCVSNLDSDELGLLLTFLSKNATMPRYSSLLMGLTKKVIEMRVEDIRNSDALKGHIRNLKRSIEEELRIQHSLQEIQGIISPLLRIAGRR, encoded by the coding sequence ATGGCAGAAATCAGAGCAGAAGAACCAGCATCAACGATCTCGAAGACCTTCTTAATCAAACCCAAGCTAAAATCCAAGCCAAGAAGCCTACCCCAAACCCCAGAATCCAAATACTGGTCTTCTTTCAAATCCACTAAAATCCCCAACCTCGTCTCTTCCATCTCTTCCCTTTCCTTTTCCCCTTCGCCACCCCACCTTTTCGCCGCCGCCTACTCCGCTTCCGTTTCCCTCTTCTCCCCGCTCTCCCTCTCCGACGGCGATGTTTCACCTTCCTCCACAATCTCCTCATTCTCCGACGTCGTTTCTTCTATTTCCTTCCGTAACGACGGTCTCCTCTTAGCCGCTTCCGATCTCTCCGGTCTCGTCCAGGTCTTCGATGTCAAAACCCGGACCCCGCTTCGTCGCCTCCGGTCTCATACCCGTCCGGTTCGGTTCGTTAAATACCCGGTTCTCGACAAGCTCCATTTGCTATCTGGTGGTGACGATGCGGTCGTTAAGTTTTGGGATGTTGCTGGGGAGAGCGTGGTATTGGACTTGATTGGTCATAAGGATTACGTACGGTGCAGTGATTGTAGTCCGGTAAGTCCTGATTTGTTTGTTACTGGTTCTTATGATCATACTGTTAAGGTTTGGGATGTTAGGGTAGAAAATTCGAGGTCGGTTTTGGAAGTGAATCATGGGAAACCAGTGGAAGATGTGATTTATTTGCCTTCTGGTGGATTGATCGCAACTGCTGGTGGGAATTCAGTGAAGATATGGGATTTGATTGGGGGAGGGAGAATGGTTTATTCAATGGAAAGTCATAATAAAACTGTTACATCGATTTGTGTAGGAAGGGTTAGGAAGGAAAATGATGGGGCTGAATCAATGGAGGATAGGATTCTGAGTGTTGGTTTAGATGGTTACATGAAGGTTTTTGATTTTGGTAATATGAAGGTTACTCATTCGATGCGGTTCCCTGCTCCTCTTATGTCAGTTAGCTTTTCGCCAGATTGTCGAACTAGAGTGATCGGAACATCGAACGGGATTATATTTGCCGGgagaaggaaaggaaaggagaatGTGGAGAGTGGTAGAGTGGGGAACGTTTTGGGTTTTGAGAGTATATCGGAATCGGAAAGACGGGTATTGAAGCCTACGTATTTTAGGTACTTTCATAGAGGGCAGAGTGAGAAGCCAACTGAAGGGGATTATTTAGTGATGAGAAATAAGAAGATCAAGTTGGCTGAGCACGATAAGTTACTGAAGAAGTTTAGGCATAAGGATGCACTAGTTTCCGTTTTAAGTAGGAAGAACCGGGAGAATGTGGTTGCCGTGATGGAGGAATTGGTGGCAAGGAAGAAGTTACTGAAATGCGTATCGAATTTGGATTCAGACGAGCTTGGTTTATTGTTAACGTTTTTGAGTAAGAATGCCACAATGCCAAGGTATTCTAGTTTGTTGATGGGGTTGACGAAAAAGGTGATTGAGATGAGGGTTGAAGATATCCGAAATTCGGACGCATTGAAGGGTCATATTAGAAACCTTAAGCGGTCGATCGAGGAAGAGCTAAGGATACAGCATTCATTGCAGGAAATACAGGGTATAATCTCTCCTTTATTAAGGATTGCTGGTAgaagataa